In Candidatus Electrothrix scaldis, the genomic window TATCCAATTCTACACAGAGGTATAGAAAAACACAACTTAATATTAACGAGTTGCACGATTCACTCTCAACCTACAAACAAGGGGATAACGCAAACATAAAAAAATGAACATTTAAAAATCACCTTGTAACATATCGTTGCGATGAGCATATCATGTTCCTCTCACCTGTTCAAGAATGGAGTGAAGCAAATTCGATAATGGGAATCTATTTCATAAATCAAATAGAAGTTCCGCTCCTTACTTACTGCCCATCAACTCATTATTCTCTAACAAAGATTTTGGTTGAAAAAGGAAGAAAAATTCGTGATATTAATTTCCTGGTTACGTCAGATACAGTGTCAAAACTCACATCTGCAACAGAGTCACTTTCTATAGAATATTTATCTCAGGAGTTCTTCATGGCAATTAGCAGCTATCAAGCAATCGATCTTTTTCGCTGGCTTATGGATAAGGAAGATATTGTTGTTCTTGATGTACGTAACGAAAAAGACTTTTCCCGTTCCCATATAGAATCCCCCTATCCCTTTGAGCTCCATAACATTTCTTATTACGATTTCATGGAGGGTGAGCAGGAAGCAATCGCCCGGGTTCCGGTCAATCGCCGCATCCGCATTGTCTGCGCCAAAGAAGGCTCTGCAAAATATGTCGCAGAAATTCTGGACAACAACGGATTTGCCGATGTGGGATATTTATCAGGAGGCTTTAAAAGCTGGGGCAACATGCTGGTCCCGAAATTGGTCGCTGATGAAGAAGGATATCAACTCTATCAGTTTATCCGCCCAGCCAAGGCCTCATGTTCCTATGGCCTCCTCTACAACAAAGAAATGATGGTGTTCGACCCTTCGCGGAATATAGATTTCTACCTTGATTTTGCCGCAGAAAAGGGATGTACTCTTACTAAGACTTTTGAAACCCATCTTCAGGCAGATTATATCTCGGGCTCCAGGGCCATTGCTGAAAAAACCGGAGCAACATTTTACGCGAATGAGGGAGACTTTGGCGGCTCAAACAACCCCTACACGCCGGTTAACGACGGAGAGAGCCACTGTTTTACAGACAGTGACAGCGGACCGAAGGTGAAGGTGCTGTTTACCCCCGGTCATACGCCAGGCTCAACCTCCTACATCATTAATGAGAAATATATGATCTCCGGCGACACGGTTTTTATCTCCTCCGTAGGACGACCTGATCTTGGCGGCCAGGCCGAATCCTGGGCAACTATGCTCTACACAACGATAAGCATGATACAGCAGCTTGATAAAAATCTGGCCATCCTTCCGGGTCATTATATGAACTGGGAAGAGGCAAATGATGCACTGATATTTACAACCTCTCTCGGGGATGCCATCGAGCGCAATAAAGCGATCTACTCGATTGCCAGTGAGAAGGAATTCATCCAGTTCATCAAAGAAAATATGCGTCCCCAACCGGAGGAGTACGCTGTCATAAGGCTCGTAAACGCCAACAAGGAAGAGGTAGACAGTGATCGGGCTGAAGTACTTGATATCGGCAAAAACGAATGTGCCGCAACCGCTTATGCCAAGGCGCAGGCTGAAAAAAAGGCGGCATCCTAAACTGAAAACCCCCTCATGTGCGTCAACCAGGAACAACAAAGATCATGCGTATGCTAATAGACTCTCTCACTCGTTATATTCTCCTGCTCCTTTGCGCTTCAGCAGGCATAACCGGTATCACCTGGATGGCGCCCTTCCCGCCCTCCGCCGTTGCCAGCTCATGGAGTCAGCTGACAGAGGAAGTACCTCCGCCAACAACGCCAAAGGCTGACCAGCTTATGAGCCAAGCGGAACCCAGAGTGAGAAAAGAGCTTGCCCGTAAAGGGATGCGGTTGGGGCAGCCCGTTTTCATGCGCATCTTCAAGCTCTCAAAGCAGCTTGAGGTTTGGGTTTACAGCAGGGGGGAATTCAGACTCTTTAAAAACTATCCTATATGTAATTATTCAGGATATGTCGGTCCAAAACAGGCAGAGGGAGACTGGCAAAGCCCAGAGGGTTTTTATACGGTCTCTGCGGCCCAGATGAATCCGAGGAGTAGATTTCATCTCTCTTTTAACATCGGCTACCCTAATCGGTACGATTCAGAGCAAAAATGCACAGGCAGTGCCATCATGGTGCATGGTAATTGTGTTTCGCAGGGCTGCTTTGCAATGGGCAATGACCAGATCGAGGAAATCTACCTCCTTGCTTACCAGGCCTTTCTCAACGGACAGGAAGAGTTCAGCATTCACATTTTTCCCTTTCGCATGACCCGAAAAAATATGGTCAAATTTCGCTACTCACCCTGGTACGACTTCTGGGCCAACCTTGCGGCAGGGTATAACGCCTTTGAGCAGACACGTCAGGTCCCCACAATCTCCACCTCTGGAGGACGGTATGTCTTTGAAGACGAAAAAGATCAGTGGATACGAAAACGTTGGGTTTTAATCCAGAAGCCAGACGACCCGCAAGAAAGATAAAAAAAAAGCTGTTCCGACGATCATCAGAACAGCTTTACAAAGAACTTCAATCCAGCCCGCTTTAATTATTTCTATAAAAAATATGCTCACCATACTGGGCTACATAGGTTTTTTCTCCGGCCCATTTCGGATGCACATCCTCACGGTGGTAAAAAGTCGCACCGTCCGTAAAATCATCTGTTGTCATAGCCTTCATGGCCGTCTGAAGACAATCGACAAAGGCACCTGTCTCCTTTGGCATATATGACTTTTGCAGAAAGGTCCAACTGAACTGGCGCGGTGCTGTAACAGCCTGCTCGACGGTCTGATTATTTTGATTTGCCCTGTTTAAGGTAACGTGAGCAACGGCAAG contains:
- a CDS encoding cell wall hydrolase, with translation MSFLEGLLWLTLNVYHEARSEPQIGQLAVAHVTLNRANQNNQTVEQAVTAPRQFSWTFLQKSYMPKETGAFVDCLQTAMKAMTTDDFTDGATFYHREDVHPKWAGEKTYVAQYGEHIFYRNN
- a CDS encoding MBL fold metallo-hydrolase; the encoded protein is MAISSYQAIDLFRWLMDKEDIVVLDVRNEKDFSRSHIESPYPFELHNISYYDFMEGEQEAIARVPVNRRIRIVCAKEGSAKYVAEILDNNGFADVGYLSGGFKSWGNMLVPKLVADEEGYQLYQFIRPAKASCSYGLLYNKEMMVFDPSRNIDFYLDFAAEKGCTLTKTFETHLQADYISGSRAIAEKTGATFYANEGDFGGSNNPYTPVNDGESHCFTDSDSGPKVKVLFTPGHTPGSTSYIINEKYMISGDTVFISSVGRPDLGGQAESWATMLYTTISMIQQLDKNLAILPGHYMNWEEANDALIFTTSLGDAIERNKAIYSIASEKEFIQFIKENMRPQPEEYAVIRLVNANKEEVDSDRAEVLDIGKNECAATAYAKAQAEKKAAS
- a CDS encoding murein L,D-transpeptidase family protein — translated: MRMLIDSLTRYILLLLCASAGITGITWMAPFPPSAVASSWSQLTEEVPPPTTPKADQLMSQAEPRVRKELARKGMRLGQPVFMRIFKLSKQLEVWVYSRGEFRLFKNYPICNYSGYVGPKQAEGDWQSPEGFYTVSAAQMNPRSRFHLSFNIGYPNRYDSEQKCTGSAIMVHGNCVSQGCFAMGNDQIEEIYLLAYQAFLNGQEEFSIHIFPFRMTRKNMVKFRYSPWYDFWANLAAGYNAFEQTRQVPTISTSGGRYVFEDEKDQWIRKRWVLIQKPDDPQER